In Alkalihalobacillus sp. FSL W8-0930, a single window of DNA contains:
- a CDS encoding C4-dicarboxylate TRAP transporter substrate-binding protein, whose protein sequence is MYKALHSISFILLLTIFTACSTPTSSDEEKVYTVNLAYGNQPGEPVDQVAHKWKELAEEQSDGRLDFNLYPSSQLGSEADVVEQALFGSNVIIFTGYDFLMNFVPDMGVLTAPYIVDDVDDLFYLAETDWFNEQRQELKEIGFDVVTTNTLYGERHLMTTREVLTPDDLRGMKIRVPNNQMYINTFSVLGASPTPLPLGDMYASLQQGVIDGAENPIPVLEASKTNEVANYLALTGHTKIMSPWVSGTEFLDELPDDLLDILRTTGDKAGEYGKAIVYEQEEEVLELFKEQGIIINEVDQEAFKEKAERIFEVTPEWSPDLKETIDELLADRG, encoded by the coding sequence ATGTATAAGGCACTACATTCTATTTCTTTTATTCTACTTCTAACTATTTTTACAGCATGTTCAACACCAACCTCATCGGATGAGGAAAAAGTATACACCGTCAACCTGGCATACGGGAACCAGCCTGGAGAGCCGGTTGATCAGGTTGCTCATAAATGGAAGGAGCTTGCTGAAGAACAAAGTGATGGCCGCCTGGATTTTAATCTTTATCCAAGCTCCCAGCTCGGTTCGGAAGCAGATGTGGTCGAACAAGCGCTGTTCGGGAGTAACGTCATCATTTTTACGGGGTATGATTTTCTGATGAACTTTGTTCCTGATATGGGTGTGCTAACAGCTCCCTACATTGTAGATGACGTAGACGATTTATTTTATCTAGCTGAAACAGATTGGTTTAACGAGCAAAGGCAGGAGCTAAAGGAGATTGGCTTTGATGTCGTGACAACAAACACACTTTATGGTGAAAGGCATTTGATGACAACACGTGAAGTGTTAACACCAGACGACTTAAGGGGAATGAAAATACGTGTACCGAACAATCAGATGTACATTAATACGTTTAGTGTTCTAGGTGCTTCCCCAACACCTCTTCCGCTAGGAGACATGTATGCCTCCCTGCAGCAGGGTGTGATTGACGGAGCAGAGAACCCAATCCCTGTTCTTGAAGCATCAAAAACAAATGAAGTCGCAAACTACCTAGCCCTAACCGGTCACACAAAAATTATGAGTCCCTGGGTAAGTGGGACTGAGTTCTTGGATGAGTTACCAGATGACTTATTAGACATTCTGCGTACAACAGGAGACAAGGCAGGAGAGTACGGAAAGGCCATTGTCTATGAGCAAGAAGAAGAGGTGCTAGAGCTGTTTAAAGAACAAGGCATCATTATAAATGAAGTCGATCAGGAAGCATTTAAGGAAAAAGCGGAACGAATCTTCGAGGTTACACCTGAGTGGAGTCCGGATTTAAAAGAAACGATTGATGAGTTGCTTGCAGATCGTGGTTAA
- a CDS encoding zinc-binding alcohol dehydrogenase family protein, producing the protein MKGIVCNQPKEFIFREDMKAPTIKGNEVLIQLKRVGICGTDLHAYLGNQPFFEYPRVLGHELSGVVGEVGEEVKEYKVGDQVAVIPYLHCGKCSACLAGKTNCCESLKVLGVHTDGGMREQIAVPASHVIKTNHLSLDHAALIEPLAIGAHAVNRAEIQAGENVLVIGAGPIGLGVMAFAKQKGANVTALDINEERLEFCERWGQVDQTICSSKPTESDLRDTMGALPTVVFDATGNVHSMTQAFHYVGFGGKLVYVGLVKQDLTFHDPDFHKKELTLLGSRNAAKKDFEDVARLLDSKQYDMDAYITHRCEFDELIDTFEEWLKPESKVIKAMVTL; encoded by the coding sequence ATGAAAGGCATCGTCTGTAATCAACCAAAAGAGTTTATATTTAGAGAAGATATGAAAGCGCCTACAATAAAAGGAAATGAAGTTCTTATTCAACTAAAGCGTGTAGGGATCTGTGGTACAGACTTACATGCCTATCTGGGTAATCAGCCCTTTTTTGAATACCCGCGTGTACTAGGGCATGAGCTTTCAGGTGTTGTTGGGGAAGTTGGTGAAGAGGTTAAAGAATATAAAGTCGGGGACCAGGTAGCGGTGATTCCGTACCTACATTGCGGAAAATGTTCAGCCTGTCTAGCTGGTAAAACAAATTGTTGTGAGTCATTAAAGGTTCTTGGTGTACACACGGATGGAGGTATGCGAGAGCAAATAGCTGTACCGGCATCACATGTTATCAAAACAAATCATCTATCCTTAGATCATGCTGCATTAATTGAGCCGCTTGCCATCGGAGCACACGCCGTTAATCGCGCTGAGATTCAGGCAGGAGAGAATGTTCTTGTGATTGGTGCAGGCCCAATTGGTCTTGGAGTCATGGCCTTCGCTAAACAAAAAGGGGCAAACGTAACCGCACTCGATATCAATGAAGAACGACTGGAATTCTGTGAAAGATGGGGTCAAGTTGATCAAACCATCTGTTCAAGCAAACCAACTGAGTCTGATCTTCGTGATACGATGGGGGCGCTTCCGACAGTTGTCTTTGATGCAACAGGGAATGTTCACTCAATGACACAAGCCTTTCATTATGTAGGATTTGGTGGAAAGCTTGTATATGTTGGCTTAGTCAAACAAGATCTCACGTTCCACGATCCAGACTTTCATAAAAAAGAGCTAACGCTGCTTGGTAGTCGAAATGCAGCAAAAAAGGATTTTGAAGATGTGGCTCGGCTATTAGATTCAAAACAGTATGATATGGACGCTTATATTACGCATCGCTGCGAATTTGATGAGTTAATTGATACATTTGAAGAATGGTTGAAACCAGAATCAAAAGTCATTAAAGCCATGGTCACGCTGTAA
- a CDS encoding AraC family transcriptional regulator yields MKLVRKSIDPGQHLPVSMTYKDTKTQRNELPHHIHDWNELIYVYNGKGTLLIDQTLYEVTAGDLFVIPANIVHRALPSSEHLITSTAIFFSPALVQQAAFLYAHTKQTIFHVARSEQNYRFHMKQETITELEGYLSQLHKEMNQTVVDSEKAIFLWLQLILVHLNRHCVRNTTTNKSTNEPEWIRDILFYIENHIDQKLELEELARIASISTAHLSRVFKKYLGIGLSDYITSKRLAKAKHQLLYTDMKIESVADSCGFASMPHFYRTFKRHTDLTPAAYRKAEAIDT; encoded by the coding sequence ATGAAGCTTGTTCGCAAGTCCATTGATCCAGGCCAACATTTGCCCGTTTCGATGACATACAAGGATACAAAAACACAACGTAATGAACTTCCGCATCACATCCATGATTGGAACGAACTGATTTATGTTTATAACGGAAAAGGCACGTTGTTAATTGATCAAACGTTATACGAAGTAACCGCAGGCGACCTTTTTGTGATACCTGCGAACATTGTTCATCGGGCCTTGCCCTCATCTGAACATTTGATTACCTCTACAGCGATCTTTTTTAGTCCGGCGCTTGTTCAACAAGCCGCATTTTTGTATGCGCATACAAAACAGACGATCTTTCATGTGGCTAGATCAGAACAAAATTATCGTTTCCACATGAAGCAAGAGACCATTACTGAGTTAGAAGGCTATTTGTCTCAATTACATAAAGAGATGAACCAAACGGTTGTTGATTCTGAGAAAGCTATTTTTCTATGGTTACAGCTTATCCTAGTTCACCTGAATCGTCACTGTGTACGTAATACAACCACGAACAAGTCAACAAATGAACCTGAATGGATCCGAGACATCCTATTTTATATTGAGAATCACATTGATCAAAAGCTTGAGCTAGAGGAGTTAGCACGGATTGCGTCGATTTCAACCGCACACCTCAGTCGGGTATTTAAAAAGTATCTGGGCATTGGTCTCTCAGACTATATCACGTCTAAACGGCTCGCTAAGGCTAAGCATCAGCTTCTTTATACGGATATGAAGATCGAGAGTGTAGCCGATTCATGTGGGTTTGCAAGTATGCCTCATTTTTACCGAACCTTTAAAAGACATACAGACTTAACTCCCGCAGCCTACAGAAAAGCAGAAGCCATAGATACGTAG
- a CDS encoding PHP-associated domain-containing protein: MKIDFHTHVKLAKRVDFDITFFEEMVLNAREVGLDALAMTEHFNTSRFYDIYEQLNDRYDYKGNYYDVDGFKVFTGMEIDVMEVGHILFTGHRDDLLYTRNQLENHTTKETFIPFDELLQIGESFHFLKIGAHPLRSTTPLTQHAVSQLQRLDAFDLNGKDLFEHGVETMERNVLAFAESLSRPVVCGSDSHHPIHLGAVHNRFARHCETAAELKKEIQAGAYTRVISPVLNTKVAAAKIVKKQMKEELIANMS, encoded by the coding sequence ATGAAGATTGATTTTCATACACACGTAAAACTTGCAAAACGAGTTGATTTTGATATCACGTTTTTTGAGGAGATGGTTTTAAATGCAAGAGAAGTAGGATTAGATGCTTTGGCGATGACAGAGCATTTTAACACAAGTCGTTTTTATGATATTTATGAACAGTTAAATGACCGCTATGACTACAAAGGAAACTATTATGATGTTGACGGGTTTAAAGTGTTTACTGGTATGGAGATCGATGTAATGGAAGTAGGTCATATTTTGTTTACTGGACATAGGGATGACTTGCTCTATACAAGAAACCAACTGGAGAATCATACGACGAAAGAAACATTTATCCCGTTTGATGAGCTCTTGCAAATTGGTGAGTCCTTTCATTTCTTAAAAATTGGAGCGCACCCTTTGCGTTCAACCACGCCACTTACACAGCATGCGGTAAGTCAGCTGCAACGGTTAGATGCCTTTGATTTAAACGGGAAGGACCTATTTGAGCACGGAGTAGAGACAATGGAGCGCAACGTATTGGCTTTTGCAGAATCTCTCAGCCGACCGGTTGTATGTGGAAGTGACTCTCATCATCCGATTCATCTAGGTGCCGTTCACAATCGGTTTGCACGTCATTGCGAGACGGCCGCTGAACTAAAGAAAGAAATCCAAGCTGGCGCATACACGCGAGTCATATCTCCAGTATTAAATACAAAGGTCGCAGCAGCCAAAATCGTAAAGAAACAAATGAAAGAAGAGCTGATCGCAAACATGTCATAA
- a CDS encoding energy-coupling factor transporter transmembrane component T — protein MNGSHNILEKLTVENIKIELMRTAFGHGETYFSKLDPRMLIVWCTVFTILPWFTHNLTILLGLSIFMGALAYQAKVSPLLIILLAIGIFSQFFYIVTLAIFLGGSFSAAVSIIPLTLKLLVISLATMAVFTSIDPEKFSDSLLSFGVPAKFGFGVSYGYRMLPILLEEYENLIHSFRLRGKKPDKKGWFYFYYLVYYAKMAVVAFYPMMLNTAKRTRTTVEALEVRGFSYTLESSASKKLKLAHLTYTKSDTYFIVWTVAATALIYTAGYVLPL, from the coding sequence GTGAATGGATCTCATAATATTTTAGAGAAGCTGACAGTGGAGAACATAAAAATTGAGTTAATGAGAACAGCATTTGGTCATGGGGAAACCTATTTCTCGAAACTTGATCCACGGATGTTAATCGTATGGTGTACGGTTTTTACCATCTTACCTTGGTTCACACATAACCTGACGATTCTCCTTGGGCTATCGATTTTTATGGGCGCACTTGCGTACCAGGCAAAGGTTAGTCCATTGTTAATCATTTTGCTTGCAATCGGAATCTTTTCGCAGTTCTTCTACATTGTGACACTCGCCATTTTCCTTGGTGGGAGCTTTAGTGCAGCGGTCTCTATTATCCCTTTAACATTAAAGCTACTTGTCATTTCACTCGCAACAATGGCTGTGTTTACAAGCATTGATCCTGAGAAGTTTAGTGATTCATTGCTCAGCTTTGGTGTTCCAGCTAAGTTTGGTTTTGGTGTCTCTTACGGATACCGGATGTTACCGATTTTGCTTGAAGAATATGAGAACTTAATTCATTCCTTTCGCTTACGAGGGAAGAAGCCTGATAAAAAGGGATGGTTCTATTTTTATTATCTTGTATATTACGCAAAGATGGCGGTTGTTGCCTTCTATCCTATGATGCTTAATACTGCCAAGCGAACACGTACAACGGTTGAAGCGCTTGAGGTAAGAGGGTTTAGTTATACGCTTGAGAGTTCCGCCTCAAAGAAATTGAAATTAGCGCACTTAACCTATACGAAATCAGATACGTATTTTATCGTTTGGACCGTTGCAGCAACCGCGCTTATTTATACAGCAGGATATGTTTTACCACTTTAA
- a CDS encoding energy-coupling factor transporter ATPase, producing the protein MISFKNVSFKYPGAENWVLKDISIDVEPGEFVGIIGGNGAGKSTFCKAMNGLIPFYYVGDLEGDITINGISTINSNVGQLSKHVAYVYQDFENQLVRPTVYDEVIFSPLNYGYPDYKERGMEALEILGLTNIAHEYIWQLSGGQKHLVALAGALSLNPDIMIIDEPVAQLDPAHAISLYEKLKMLNEHYNKTIIVIEHHTEFVASYCKQVILLEDGSIKWKKPVQEALNRVEELSERDIFPPQVTVAAHSLFGPTGTLPVTVRQARELIQPYVPASNVSAMKMQPIYPRGEMLVEMKDVKYGYKSLTRKRKEVLDGVSLKLFENERIALVGSNGAGKSTLLKLISGIIKPYRGHVITDGMLTKKTSPEKIAERVALIYQKPEEMFIQDSIQKDVSHFLDTRKVEGRHDFINDVMETFNLTELAERDGRLLSGGQQRRTSLAIGMAMTPLIMLMDEPTSSLDMATRKEMMKLLGNLNEEIKTAVVATHDMQLVAEWATRVIVMHEGNVLADLPPHLLFEDQALLQKASLVEPQIVTLCHELGMSPVSLSIQDFVEKVFPCMERGEKSEWIS; encoded by the coding sequence ATGATTTCTTTTAAGAATGTTTCGTTTAAATATCCAGGCGCAGAAAACTGGGTGTTAAAGGATATCTCAATCGATGTTGAACCAGGAGAATTTGTTGGTATTATTGGTGGAAATGGGGCAGGGAAGTCTACTTTTTGTAAAGCCATGAATGGTCTCATTCCCTTCTATTATGTTGGTGATTTGGAAGGGGATATCACCATTAACGGGATCAGCACGATCAATTCAAATGTAGGTCAATTATCAAAGCATGTCGCATATGTGTACCAGGACTTTGAGAATCAGCTTGTTCGTCCAACTGTTTATGATGAAGTAATTTTCTCTCCGTTAAATTACGGTTACCCAGATTATAAGGAGCGAGGAATGGAAGCTCTTGAAATCCTGGGTTTAACGAATATCGCACATGAATACATTTGGCAGTTAAGTGGAGGCCAAAAGCATCTTGTGGCTTTGGCTGGAGCCTTGTCTCTTAATCCGGATATTATGATTATCGATGAGCCTGTCGCACAGCTAGATCCGGCTCATGCCATTTCATTATACGAGAAGTTGAAAATGCTCAACGAACACTATAACAAGACGATTATTGTGATTGAACATCATACAGAATTTGTTGCAAGCTACTGTAAGCAGGTCATTCTTTTAGAAGATGGATCAATAAAGTGGAAAAAGCCAGTTCAAGAGGCGCTCAACCGGGTTGAAGAGCTTTCAGAAAGAGATATCTTTCCGCCTCAAGTCACAGTGGCGGCCCATTCTCTGTTTGGACCTACAGGAACTTTACCTGTTACAGTTAGGCAGGCTAGAGAGCTTATCCAACCATATGTTCCAGCTTCAAACGTCTCTGCAATGAAGATGCAACCTATCTATCCACGTGGTGAGATGTTAGTAGAAATGAAAGATGTAAAGTATGGATACAAGTCTCTCACTAGAAAACGAAAAGAAGTGCTCGATGGGGTATCTCTTAAACTTTTTGAGAATGAACGGATTGCCCTTGTTGGGAGTAATGGGGCAGGCAAGTCGACATTACTCAAACTAATCTCAGGAATTATTAAGCCTTACCGTGGTCACGTCATTACGGACGGGATGCTGACAAAAAAGACATCTCCTGAAAAAATTGCAGAGCGTGTAGCGCTTATTTATCAAAAGCCTGAGGAGATGTTTATTCAGGACTCCATCCAAAAAGATGTTTCTCATTTCTTAGATACGAGGAAAGTAGAAGGCCGGCACGACTTTATAAATGATGTGATGGAAACCTTTAACTTAACAGAGCTTGCTGAGCGTGATGGCAGACTGTTAAGTGGGGGGCAGCAACGGAGAACATCCCTTGCCATCGGAATGGCGATGACGCCTCTAATCATGCTTATGGATGAACCAACGTCTAGCTTAGACATGGCAACAAGAAAAGAAATGATGAAGCTCCTTGGAAATCTTAATGAAGAAATTAAAACAGCGGTCGTTGCTACTCACGATATGCAGCTAGTTGCCGAATGGGCGACTCGAGTGATTGTGATGCACGAAGGTAATGTACTGGCCGATCTGCCGCCACATCTATTATTTGAGGACCAGGCACTTCTTCAAAAGGCTTCGCTTGTGGAGCCGCAAATCGTTACTCTGTGCCACGAACTAGGAATGTCACCAGTGAGTTTGAGTATTCAAGATTTTGTGGAAAAGGTTTTTCCTTGTATGGAAAGAGGTGAGAAGAGTGAATGGATCTCATAA
- a CDS encoding cell division protein FtsQ produces the protein MNTLQELNQERKLTQSQKMMVFVLSMSLFGVSKLIANIIPSIEFGPIDLSVSYFAFIPLVLVALFHPLQVAIGAAVGKIVFADLLLGKFDGIGALESFIQLSLAMYIAGLLIRNPLNKWQLGVASIVGVAIDQILSSLVDIGKVWFGVEELEAVPGLPESIVMLEGISFINEMLITGVLFGLIPTLYLVPKLYGKIEPLLGMKPREKRVEAKMSQFVTPGLMGLSVFLLFIAMIGEFIAELEISLAFWSTDFISQFEDGYEWIGYSAIGITIVLIGYTVFALLKRKKATPKKSHDRAA, from the coding sequence GTGAATACGTTACAAGAATTAAATCAAGAAAGAAAGTTAACTCAGTCCCAAAAAATGATGGTGTTTGTTCTATCTATGTCACTGTTTGGGGTGTCAAAACTAATTGCAAACATCATTCCGTCTATTGAATTTGGTCCGATTGATTTGTCTGTTTCTTACTTTGCCTTTATTCCTCTTGTTCTCGTTGCCCTGTTTCATCCATTACAAGTAGCCATTGGTGCGGCCGTTGGAAAAATAGTCTTTGCTGATTTGTTATTGGGCAAATTCGATGGAATTGGCGCTCTTGAGTCATTTATACAGCTATCTCTTGCCATGTACATAGCCGGCCTCCTTATTCGTAATCCACTAAACAAATGGCAACTCGGAGTCGCATCCATTGTTGGAGTAGCGATTGATCAAATCCTAAGTTCACTCGTTGATATCGGAAAAGTATGGTTTGGAGTAGAAGAATTAGAAGCTGTTCCAGGTCTGCCAGAAAGTATTGTCATGCTTGAAGGAATTAGCTTCATTAATGAAATGTTGATTACAGGTGTCCTATTTGGTCTTATTCCTACACTTTACTTAGTTCCTAAATTATATGGAAAAATTGAACCTTTACTTGGTATGAAGCCAAGAGAGAAGAGGGTTGAGGCAAAAATGAGTCAGTTTGTCACACCTGGCTTAATGGGTTTGTCCGTGTTCTTATTATTCATCGCCATGATCGGCGAATTTATCGCAGAGCTTGAGATCAGCCTCGCCTTCTGGTCTACTGATTTCATTAGTCAGTTTGAAGATGGATACGAATGGATCGGCTATTCAGCGATTGGCATTACAATTGTACTTATTGGCTACACCGTCTTTGCTTTACTAAAAAGAAAAAAGGCAACACCCAAAAAATCACATGACCGGGCTGCATAA
- a CDS encoding MurR/RpiR family transcriptional regulator, with amino-acid sequence MVHFDAYTLTKSQQSIADYLSKNNHLIPYLTEHEIARACSVSVATVSRFWEAVGYDNLKAFKRSYKDYEATITPAKKMEKAVAKHEDTYLSGMFQSSIGFLEETLKHISIEDFKNSVLAISRSSTVHIYSSGPADGLATFLKFRLRRFNVDVTKLAQSGHEIYEDMIHIEPGDTIVLFGFVHFSPEIQVLLDYAATQSVTTILLTDLLVSPMINQATYVLYTERGEIGEFHSMVAPTALVESLVVAAGKEIGPNALEKLHELHTLRKTYAAKLPKK; translated from the coding sequence ATGGTCCATTTTGATGCATACACACTGACAAAAAGCCAGCAATCAATTGCTGACTATCTTAGTAAAAACAATCATTTAATTCCTTATCTAACCGAACATGAGATTGCACGTGCCTGCTCAGTTAGTGTGGCAACTGTTTCAAGGTTTTGGGAAGCAGTTGGGTACGATAACTTAAAAGCATTTAAACGTTCTTATAAGGATTACGAAGCAACCATCACTCCGGCTAAAAAAATGGAGAAGGCTGTGGCAAAACATGAGGATACGTATTTAAGTGGGATGTTTCAATCCTCCATTGGTTTCTTAGAGGAAACATTAAAACATATCTCTATAGAAGATTTTAAGAATAGTGTCTTAGCCATAAGTCGATCATCTACTGTACATATTTATAGTAGCGGCCCGGCTGACGGTCTCGCCACGTTTCTAAAGTTCCGGCTGCGTCGGTTTAATGTAGATGTCACAAAGCTCGCTCAAAGCGGTCATGAGATCTATGAGGATATGATTCATATAGAGCCTGGTGACACCATTGTACTGTTTGGCTTTGTTCACTTTTCTCCAGAGATTCAAGTTCTACTTGATTATGCAGCCACCCAATCAGTTACCACCATTTTGTTAACCGACTTATTGGTCTCACCTATGATTAATCAAGCTACCTATGTACTTTACACAGAACGGGGCGAAATTGGAGAATTTCATTCGATGGTCGCACCAACTGCACTTGTTGAAAGTCTAGTCGTTGCTGCAGGGAAAGAGATCGGACCAAACGCATTGGAGAAGCTGCATGAGCTACATACCTTAAGAAAAACGTATGCTGCGAAACTGCCGAAGAAATAA
- a CDS encoding glucose 1-dehydrogenase: MQLENKVAIVTGAASGMGKEIAVLYAKEGAKVVAADINKEGVEETVNLIAESGGEAVATQVDLADKVQAESMIDLAVNTYGTLDILVNNAGIMDAFEPVGDISDEKWDLLFNINTKSVMYTMRKALPVFLEKKQGVIVNVASTGGISGAHAGAAYGASKHAVVGLTKNTAYMYANEGIRCNAIAPGGVATNITANLKQPNMFGLEKIKKTTSVMPRVGSSEEIAKVALFLATDQSSFVNGVVLAADAGWTAAF; the protein is encoded by the coding sequence ATGCAATTAGAAAACAAAGTAGCGATCGTAACAGGTGCGGCATCAGGTATGGGTAAGGAAATAGCAGTTTTATACGCTAAAGAAGGGGCAAAGGTTGTTGCTGCTGATATTAATAAAGAAGGTGTGGAGGAAACGGTTAACCTCATTGCCGAGTCCGGTGGAGAAGCTGTAGCTACTCAAGTGGACCTTGCTGATAAGGTACAAGCTGAATCAATGATTGATTTAGCAGTTAATACGTATGGAACACTTGATATTCTAGTGAATAATGCAGGGATCATGGATGCATTTGAGCCTGTTGGAGATATTTCCGATGAAAAATGGGATCTACTGTTCAACATTAATACAAAAAGTGTGATGTATACGATGCGTAAGGCGTTGCCTGTTTTCTTAGAAAAGAAACAAGGTGTGATTGTGAACGTGGCCTCCACTGGTGGAATAAGTGGAGCTCATGCGGGTGCTGCGTATGGAGCGAGTAAGCACGCGGTTGTTGGACTAACTAAAAACACTGCCTACATGTATGCAAATGAAGGCATCCGTTGCAACGCGATTGCTCCAGGGGGAGTAGCAACGAACATTACCGCCAATCTGAAGCAACCAAACATGTTTGGGTTAGAAAAGATTAAAAAGACAACATCGGTTATGCCTCGTGTAGGTTCATCTGAAGAAATTGCCAAGGTTGCACTATTCCTTGCAACTGATCAATCAAGCTTTGTAAACGGTGTAGTTCTTGCAGCCGATGCCGGTTGGACAGCTGCATTCTAA
- a CDS encoding cytochrome P450, which produces MSHAANVKEKVLGFLSGKSGENPFHLFAELRDLGSVVSIPNPMGDPNKNAWIITKMDTATKVLKDSKRFTVDPASIKKESGFREEMVSDPDDSPDTFFTGKSMVFIDGIDHKRLRMLVSKAFTPKYMEGLRPRIQEIADGLLDQVESKGEMDLVKDYAYPLPIIVISEMLGVPKEDHENLQIWSSAIAKGLGWGKQDPAVQQHLKDFGDYTKRLVEKKRIHLEDDLISQLIQIEEEGERLSEEELISMITLLIFAGHETTSNLIATGSMMLFEHPEQLEKLKSNLELVPTAVEELLRFNGPSTSVGPRFAKEDVEIDGQEIKKGDMILVLVKSANRDEEVFTESEELDVSRSIHRHLAFGFGMHMCLGAPLARVEGDVAFTTLLKRLPNIELSIPPEEVKWQFTHSTQGLSSLPVSF; this is translated from the coding sequence ATGAGTCATGCTGCGAACGTAAAAGAGAAAGTGTTAGGCTTCTTAAGTGGAAAAAGTGGAGAAAACCCGTTTCATTTATTTGCTGAACTCCGAGATTTGGGATCGGTCGTCTCTATCCCTAACCCAATGGGTGATCCAAACAAAAATGCTTGGATCATCACTAAGATGGATACAGCAACAAAGGTTCTAAAGGATTCAAAACGGTTCACGGTTGATCCTGCATCGATTAAAAAGGAAAGTGGATTTAGAGAGGAAATGGTTTCAGATCCAGATGATTCTCCTGATACCTTTTTTACAGGTAAGTCTATGGTTTTTATTGACGGTATTGATCATAAGCGATTACGAATGCTCGTATCGAAAGCATTCACTCCGAAATATATGGAAGGGCTACGTCCTCGTATACAGGAAATAGCAGACGGTTTACTTGATCAAGTTGAATCAAAAGGTGAGATGGATCTTGTAAAAGATTATGCCTATCCTCTACCGATTATTGTGATATCAGAAATGTTAGGAGTACCTAAAGAAGACCATGAAAATCTACAAATATGGTCCTCGGCTATAGCTAAAGGCTTAGGCTGGGGGAAACAAGATCCAGCGGTGCAGCAGCACCTAAAAGATTTTGGGGATTATACAAAAAGGCTTGTAGAAAAGAAAAGAATTCATTTAGAGGATGATCTCATCAGCCAACTGATTCAGATTGAAGAAGAGGGAGAGCGTCTAAGTGAAGAAGAGCTGATCTCAATGATAACGCTTCTTATCTTTGCAGGTCATGAAACAACGTCAAACCTGATTGCTACAGGTAGTATGATGTTATTTGAGCACCCGGAGCAATTGGAAAAATTAAAATCAAACCTAGAGCTGGTACCAACAGCTGTTGAAGAACTTCTACGTTTTAACGGTCCTTCCACAAGTGTAGGTCCTCGTTTCGCAAAGGAGGATGTGGAAATAGATGGGCAAGAGATCAAAAAAGGAGATATGATTCTCGTACTAGTCAAGTCAGCCAACCGAGATGAAGAAGTATTTACTGAGTCCGAAGAATTGGATGTCAGTCGTTCAATTCACCGACATTTAGCTTTTGGTTTTGGTATGCATATGTGCCTTGGAGCTCCTTTAGCTCGAGTGGAAGGAGACGTCGCTTTTACAACGCTCTTAAAAAGGCTACCGAACATAGAGCTTAGTATTCCGCCTGAGGAAGTAAAGTGGCAGTTCACGCACTCTACGCAAGGTCTTTCATCATTGCCCGTTTCATTCTAA
- a CDS encoding TetR family transcriptional regulator, which yields MMNESDMKNESLRELKKRKASNDIESTALRLFLEKGYEQTSVKDITDEVMMSSRTFFRYFASKEDVLTGLPITTKEERSALLHDSPTLESALQAIFSLFSDKYEQQRENIVTRYQISRQAESISSLFLYKLLEPEPTICNELFTTFDQHDKEQIRLLVAIHMAAFRVSVELWLESEELYSLKDSFFRRIHQFLS from the coding sequence ATGATGAATGAATCTGACATGAAAAACGAGAGCTTGCGAGAATTAAAAAAACGAAAGGCTTCAAATGACATCGAATCAACTGCATTGCGACTCTTTTTAGAAAAAGGATATGAACAGACATCCGTAAAAGACATCACAGATGAAGTGATGATGTCCTCTAGAACGTTTTTCAGGTATTTCGCTTCAAAAGAAGATGTATTAACTGGGTTACCAATTACAACAAAAGAAGAAAGGTCCGCGCTTCTGCACGATAGCCCCACACTGGAGTCAGCTCTTCAAGCCATTTTCTCTTTATTCTCAGACAAATATGAGCAGCAAAGAGAAAATATTGTGACTCGCTATCAAATTTCAAGACAAGCAGAATCCATCTCTTCTTTATTTCTGTACAAGCTTTTAGAACCAGAGCCAACGATCTGTAATGAGCTATTTACTACATTTGATCAGCACGATAAAGAACAGATTCGCTTATTAGTTGCTATCCATATGGCTGCATTTCGTGTGTCTGTAGAGCTTTGGTTAGAGAGTGAAGAATTGTATTCGTTAAAGGACTCTTTTTTTCGTCGAATCCATCAGTTTTTGAGTTAG